The following are from one region of the Biomphalaria glabrata chromosome 4, xgBioGlab47.1, whole genome shotgun sequence genome:
- the LOC106064396 gene encoding actin-related protein 8-like isoform X2, protein MLLTRPTQTGEYRQITLPRQLMAFNSQVPPETLKSTESPAWTNIEKKPPYLVGDEALYIPSRESYRLSWPMRRGRLNIHDGPGGSLTAVLADLETIWGHVLQEHLEIPIKDLKHYRAVLLIPDVYVHKHVKVLVNLLLNTLGFAAAIVHQESVCATYGSGLTVACVVDVGDQKTSVSCVEDGISHRASRLTMEFGGSDVSRLFHSLLARCGVALPELNLTNPPDVIQMQGLKETCCHLNQDQYGITQQCLEIHRPDNMLLKYKVKLGDEPILAPMALFKPMAFGLLGDHLIRVQSRFEGDPDDPHDEEYLRQTQRQSWAGRMGSSKKDTADMSRDTSEQNLSQLDDLNSGPLDDDSNDVPDVMTATENKSTRRGDDEDDVEMDEENDLHLMGVDEAIIHSIEKCDSEELRRKLYSCVLVVGGGLQFEGAVRWLQYQVWHSIPLTMRQQLDNLEIITKPKDMNASCTSWKGGAILACLDSTQELWIRQREWKQFSVRLLRERVPFIW, encoded by the exons ATGCTGCTGACTCGTCCTACTCAGACAGGGGAATATAGACAGATAACATTACCTAGACAG ttaatggcatttaattcaCAAGTTCCGCCAGAAACATTGAAATCTACAGAGTCACCAGCATGGACAAATATAGAAAAGAAACCTCCATATTTAGTGGGTGATGAG gcTCTCTACATACCTTCTAGAGAAAGCTATCGTCTCAGTTGGCCTATGAGGCGGGGTCGGCTAAATATTCATGATGGTCCTGGTGGTTCACTAACAGCTGTTCTTGCAGACCTTGAGACAATTTGGGGACATGTGTTACAAGAACATCTTGAGATTCCCATTAAAGATCtcaaa cacTACAGAGCTGTGTTATTAATACCTGATGTCTATGTGCACAAACATGTCAAAGTTTTAGTTAATCTTCTCTTGAATACACTTGGGTTTGCAGCAGCCATAGTTCATCAG GAATCTGTCTGCGCTACTTATGGTTCAGGTCTAACAGTTGCATGTGTTGTGGATGTTGGGGACCAGAAAACCAGTGTTAGTTGTGTAGAAGATGGTATATCTCATAGAGCCAGCAG ATTAACAATGGAATTTGGTGGCAGTGATGTCAGTCGACTTTTCCATTCCCTACTTGCTCGGTGTGGTGTAGCTCTGCCAGAATTGAATCTTACTAATCCTCCTGATGTTATACAGATGCAAGGTTTAAAAGAAACCTGCTGCCATTTGAATCAA GATCAGTATGGAATAACCCAGCAGTGTCTAGAAATTCATCGCCCAGATAAtatgttattgaagtacaaagTTAAGCTTGGAGATGAACCTATTTTAGCTCCCATGGCTTTGTTTAAACCAATGGCTTTTGGTCTTCTTGGTGACCACCTTATTCGTGTTCAGTCTCGATTTGAAGGTGATCCTGATGATCCACATGATGAAGAGTACTTGAGGCAAACACAACGACAGTCCTGG GCAGGTCGAATGGGAAGTTCCAAGAAAGATACTGCTGATATGTCCAGAGATACATCAGAACAAAATCTGAGTCAGTTAGATGACCTGAACAGTGGACCACTTGATGATGATTCCAATGATGTCCCTGATGTTATGACTGCAACAG AAAATAAATCTACTCGCAGAGGGGATGATGAGGATGATGTAGAGATGGATGAAGAAAATGATTTGCATTTAATGGGTGTAGATGAAGCAATCATTCATAGCATTGAAAAATGTG ACTCTGAAGAGCTGAGACGTAAGCTATACAGTTGTGTTCTAGTTGTTGGAGGTGGACTACAGTTTGAAGGGGCTGTCCGATGGCTGCAGTACCAAGTGTGGCATTCTATTCCTCTTACCATGAGACAACAGTTAGACAATTTGGAAATCATAACTAAGCCAAAG GACATGAATGCTAGCTGTACCTCTTGGAAAGGTGGAGCTATCCTTGCTTGTCTTGATTCAACACAAGAACTCTGGATTCGCCAGCGAGAATGGAAACAATTTAGTGTGCGACTACTTCGAGAAAGAGTTCCATTTATTTGGTAG
- the LOC106064396 gene encoding actin-related protein 8-like isoform X1: protein MPSSVAKKPLFPPTPEPASEQQTVQAPTVIVIQPGSVNLRIGRASDAFPITVPHCVARKCLDPSKRLADDYMLLRPECNHPEAGQQIRAGLASIEEMLLTRPTQTGEYRQITLPRQLMAFNSQVPPETLKSTESPAWTNIEKKPPYLVGDEALYIPSRESYRLSWPMRRGRLNIHDGPGGSLTAVLADLETIWGHVLQEHLEIPIKDLKHYRAVLLIPDVYVHKHVKVLVNLLLNTLGFAAAIVHQESVCATYGSGLTVACVVDVGDQKTSVSCVEDGISHRASRLTMEFGGSDVSRLFHSLLARCGVALPELNLTNPPDVIQMQGLKETCCHLNQDQYGITQQCLEIHRPDNMLLKYKVKLGDEPILAPMALFKPMAFGLLGDHLIRVQSRFEGDPDDPHDEEYLRQTQRQSWAGRMGSSKKDTADMSRDTSEQNLSQLDDLNSGPLDDDSNDVPDVMTATENKSTRRGDDEDDVEMDEENDLHLMGVDEAIIHSIEKCDSEELRRKLYSCVLVVGGGLQFEGAVRWLQYQVWHSIPLTMRQQLDNLEIITKPKDMNASCTSWKGGAILACLDSTQELWIRQREWKQFSVRLLRERVPFIW from the exons atgcCGTCATCTGTTGCCAAAAAGCCTTTGTTTCCTCCGACACCTGAACCTGCTTCAGAG CAACAGACAGTACAAGCTCCAACTGTGATAGTCATACAACCTGGATCTGTAAATTTAAGAATAGGTCGTGCATCTGATGCATTCCCAATTACTGTCCCACACTGTGTAGCAAGAAAGTGTTTGGATCCGAGTAAACGGCTAGCAGATGACTACATGCTCCTGAGGCCAGAATGTAAT CACCCTGAAGCTGGTCAACAGATACGAGCTGGCTTGGCATCTATTGAAGAAATGCTGCTGACTCGTCCTACTCAGACAGGGGAATATAGACAGATAACATTACCTAGACAG ttaatggcatttaattcaCAAGTTCCGCCAGAAACATTGAAATCTACAGAGTCACCAGCATGGACAAATATAGAAAAGAAACCTCCATATTTAGTGGGTGATGAG gcTCTCTACATACCTTCTAGAGAAAGCTATCGTCTCAGTTGGCCTATGAGGCGGGGTCGGCTAAATATTCATGATGGTCCTGGTGGTTCACTAACAGCTGTTCTTGCAGACCTTGAGACAATTTGGGGACATGTGTTACAAGAACATCTTGAGATTCCCATTAAAGATCtcaaa cacTACAGAGCTGTGTTATTAATACCTGATGTCTATGTGCACAAACATGTCAAAGTTTTAGTTAATCTTCTCTTGAATACACTTGGGTTTGCAGCAGCCATAGTTCATCAG GAATCTGTCTGCGCTACTTATGGTTCAGGTCTAACAGTTGCATGTGTTGTGGATGTTGGGGACCAGAAAACCAGTGTTAGTTGTGTAGAAGATGGTATATCTCATAGAGCCAGCAG ATTAACAATGGAATTTGGTGGCAGTGATGTCAGTCGACTTTTCCATTCCCTACTTGCTCGGTGTGGTGTAGCTCTGCCAGAATTGAATCTTACTAATCCTCCTGATGTTATACAGATGCAAGGTTTAAAAGAAACCTGCTGCCATTTGAATCAA GATCAGTATGGAATAACCCAGCAGTGTCTAGAAATTCATCGCCCAGATAAtatgttattgaagtacaaagTTAAGCTTGGAGATGAACCTATTTTAGCTCCCATGGCTTTGTTTAAACCAATGGCTTTTGGTCTTCTTGGTGACCACCTTATTCGTGTTCAGTCTCGATTTGAAGGTGATCCTGATGATCCACATGATGAAGAGTACTTGAGGCAAACACAACGACAGTCCTGG GCAGGTCGAATGGGAAGTTCCAAGAAAGATACTGCTGATATGTCCAGAGATACATCAGAACAAAATCTGAGTCAGTTAGATGACCTGAACAGTGGACCACTTGATGATGATTCCAATGATGTCCCTGATGTTATGACTGCAACAG AAAATAAATCTACTCGCAGAGGGGATGATGAGGATGATGTAGAGATGGATGAAGAAAATGATTTGCATTTAATGGGTGTAGATGAAGCAATCATTCATAGCATTGAAAAATGTG ACTCTGAAGAGCTGAGACGTAAGCTATACAGTTGTGTTCTAGTTGTTGGAGGTGGACTACAGTTTGAAGGGGCTGTCCGATGGCTGCAGTACCAAGTGTGGCATTCTATTCCTCTTACCATGAGACAACAGTTAGACAATTTGGAAATCATAACTAAGCCAAAG GACATGAATGCTAGCTGTACCTCTTGGAAAGGTGGAGCTATCCTTGCTTGTCTTGATTCAACACAAGAACTCTGGATTCGCCAGCGAGAATGGAAACAATTTAGTGTGCGACTACTTCGAGAAAGAGTTCCATTTATTTGGTAG